One genomic window of Desulfuromonas sp. AOP6 includes the following:
- the folK gene encoding 2-amino-4-hydroxy-6-hydroxymethyldihydropteridine diphosphokinase — MIKAYLALGSNLGDRLATLREARRRLSETDEIRLAASAGLYETRPVGGPPGQPAYLNTVLEIDTSLAVEDLLRLAQQIEASCGRVRHERWGARTLDIDILFYDELVWRAPGLEVPHPRLHQRRFVLLPLAELAPLLVHPRENRTVSELLQSLPDEGGEALLAQTW; from the coding sequence ATGATTAAAGCATATCTGGCCCTCGGTTCCAACCTCGGCGACCGTCTGGCGACTCTGCGCGAGGCCCGGCGACGTCTGAGCGAGACGGACGAAATCCGTTTGGCCGCCTCTGCCGGCCTCTATGAAACCCGGCCGGTGGGCGGCCCGCCAGGCCAGCCTGCCTATCTTAACACGGTCCTGGAAATCGACACCAGCCTGGCGGTGGAGGACCTGCTGCGGCTTGCCCAGCAGATCGAGGCTTCCTGCGGGCGCGTGCGCCATGAGCGCTGGGGCGCGCGTACCCTCGATATCGACATCCTTTTTTACGATGAGCTGGTCTGGCGCGCCCCCGGCCTGGAAGTCCCCCATCCGCGCCTGCATCAGCGCCGTTTTGTCCTGCTCCCTTTGGCGGAGCTGGCCCCGCTGCTTGTGCATCCCCGGGAAAACCGCACGGTGTCGGAGCTTCTCCAATCTCTTCCCGACGAGGGGGGCGAAGCCCTGCTCGCGCAGACATGGTGA
- a CDS encoding VOC family protein, translating to MPPSFNLSLAVKDLDTSEAFYGGILALPVERFLPGDQAPPLLLLPQGDACLLIREIAAAEAMHPGLLQNLHRHPLGVGISLEFTVDSLTPIRRQLERTNWPILYELEDRQFEREELWVHDPDGYLVILHREPKEAKEVDENRGPG from the coding sequence ATGCCTCCTTCTTTCAACCTCAGCCTCGCCGTCAAGGACCTGGACACCTCGGAGGCCTTCTACGGGGGGATACTGGCTCTACCCGTCGAGCGCTTCCTGCCCGGCGACCAGGCCCCGCCGCTGCTGCTGTTGCCCCAGGGGGACGCCTGCCTTCTCATCCGCGAAATCGCCGCCGCCGAAGCGATGCATCCCGGTCTTCTGCAGAATCTGCACCGGCATCCGCTGGGTGTGGGGATCAGCCTGGAGTTCACCGTGGATTCCCTGACGCCCATCCGCCGCCAGCTGGAGCGCACCAACTGGCCCATCCTCTACGAACTGGAGGATCGTCAGTTCGAGCGCGAAGAACTCTGGGTGCACGACCCCGACGGCTATCTCGTCATCCTGCATCGAGAACCGAAAGAGGCCAAGGAAGTGGACGAGAACAGGGGTCCGGGCTGA
- a CDS encoding PP0621 family protein: MVRFILLALLFFLGYTLIQALLRALTGKRPSSPPPEKTAQGDTMVKDPQCGTYVPRGDAITKVIKGQTHYFCSTACRDAYRGDES; encoded by the coding sequence ATGGTTCGTTTTATTCTGCTGGCCCTGCTCTTTTTTCTCGGCTACACCCTGATTCAGGCCCTGCTGCGTGCCCTGACCGGCAAGCGGCCGTCCTCGCCGCCACCTGAAAAGACGGCGCAGGGCGACACCATGGTGAAGGATCCCCAGTGCGGCACCTACGTGCCTCGCGGCGACGCCATCACCAAGGTCATCAAGGGGCAGACCCACTACTTCTGCTCGACGGCCTGTCGCGACGCCTATCGCGGCGACGAATCCTGA
- a CDS encoding cytochrome c3 family protein, which produces MKPFLLIALLLFPLAAQAYDPASGCVQCHGDVEKMRALGAEALYLDPAQVDREVNMKGEPTCVDCHLGDATALEAAAAHQGMLRPLLMVSGQGLAGEAMERGKLGLLPLLPGEKGPSALVPKPDSSMAQLAGVDKINGLHWHDRDPERFSYRPDLAQATCGKCHKKSTEEFNASGMGRLHFQRANRSFAEALPGPHNCGAWFGDNFERLAAETAVPFSAAQAAAADRNCNQCHPGCNDCHFKPFKGEGRHLFGQPEPVSCYGGQRGVICHAGPMERRRGAGFIREDYAYPGSLYAGAHREAGLNCLDCHSLRRHDPGSTASPQARASCRLCHADIVAAVESSEHAQVDCASCHIDEVGGYQFTFWGPGAWAGVETPYAKHAGYFGIRDWPTLIRNPEGRWLPYKPYPMAVLNQKHGLEPTGVVFRAIPSRQIEAQPAIGEVEGFTVARTATETNDAFIITGTRSELPGDGKTILWIQMDKISHALGYGRDCEGCHASHAQKAFSTFRYGDTRNVSEPFTGSYQIVADEKGLRFENLKYGDIKVREGRRVEDFAPFVVFPEAWNVEGMDLSLPFDEQKYQSAQQGLEALLATLKVRREAAVGDAELLKKLAKVEAVAYHNLAAAQALLAPEKPTIRLLDPN; this is translated from the coding sequence ATGAAACCCTTCCTGCTGATCGCTCTGCTGCTCTTCCCCCTGGCCGCCCAGGCCTACGACCCTGCCTCCGGCTGCGTGCAGTGCCATGGCGATGTAGAGAAGATGCGCGCCTTGGGCGCCGAAGCTCTCTACCTTGACCCGGCCCAGGTCGACCGCGAAGTCAACATGAAGGGGGAACCCACCTGCGTGGACTGCCACCTGGGCGACGCGACGGCCCTGGAGGCGGCAGCAGCCCATCAGGGGATGTTGCGTCCTTTACTCATGGTCAGCGGCCAGGGTCTGGCCGGTGAGGCCATGGAGAGAGGGAAGCTGGGCCTGTTGCCGCTGCTGCCCGGGGAAAAGGGGCCGTCGGCGCTGGTCCCCAAGCCCGATTCCTCTATGGCGCAGCTGGCGGGGGTGGATAAAATCAATGGTCTCCACTGGCATGACCGCGACCCTGAGCGGTTTTCCTATCGACCCGATCTCGCCCAGGCCACCTGCGGGAAATGTCACAAGAAATCCACCGAAGAGTTCAACGCCTCCGGCATGGGGCGGCTGCATTTCCAGCGTGCCAATCGCAGCTTCGCCGAAGCCCTGCCCGGTCCCCACAACTGCGGAGCCTGGTTCGGTGACAACTTCGAGCGCCTGGCCGCTGAAACGGCGGTGCCTTTTTCGGCAGCCCAGGCCGCCGCGGCGGATCGCAACTGCAATCAGTGTCATCCCGGCTGCAACGACTGTCATTTCAAACCCTTCAAAGGAGAGGGCCGCCACCTGTTCGGCCAGCCCGAGCCGGTGTCATGCTACGGCGGCCAGCGTGGGGTGATCTGCCACGCCGGCCCCATGGAGAGAAGGCGCGGGGCCGGCTTCATCCGGGAAGACTATGCCTACCCCGGCAGCCTCTATGCCGGTGCCCACCGGGAAGCGGGCCTCAATTGCCTCGACTGCCATTCCCTGCGCCGTCATGACCCCGGCAGCACCGCCAGCCCCCAGGCGCGGGCTTCCTGCCGCCTTTGCCACGCCGATATCGTCGCCGCCGTGGAAAGCTCGGAGCACGCCCAGGTCGATTGCGCCTCCTGCCACATCGACGAGGTCGGCGGCTACCAGTTCACCTTCTGGGGGCCGGGGGCCTGGGCGGGAGTGGAGACCCCCTACGCCAAGCACGCCGGTTATTTCGGTATCCGCGACTGGCCCACCCTCATCCGCAACCCCGAAGGGCGCTGGCTCCCCTATAAGCCCTATCCCATGGCGGTGCTCAACCAGAAGCACGGCCTGGAGCCCACCGGCGTCGTCTTTCGCGCCATCCCCTCCCGCCAGATCGAGGCCCAGCCCGCCATCGGCGAGGTGGAAGGATTTACCGTCGCGCGGACGGCCACCGAGACCAACGATGCCTTCATCATTACGGGGACCCGCAGCGAGCTGCCGGGGGACGGCAAGACCATTCTGTGGATTCAGATGGACAAGATCAGCCACGCTCTCGGCTATGGCCGTGACTGCGAAGGGTGCCACGCCAGCCACGCCCAAAAGGCTTTTTCCACCTTCCGCTACGGCGACACGCGCAATGTGAGTGAACCCTTCACCGGCAGCTACCAGATCGTCGCCGATGAGAAGGGCCTGCGTTTCGAGAACCTGAAATATGGCGACATCAAGGTGCGCGAAGGGCGCCGGGTGGAAGATTTTGCCCCCTTCGTGGTCTTTCCCGAGGCCTGGAATGTGGAGGGGATGGACCTCTCCCTCCCCTTTGACGAGCAGAAATACCAGAGCGCTCAGCAGGGGCTGGAGGCTTTGCTGGCGACCCTGAAGGTCCGCCGCGAGGCGGCGGTGGGCGATGCGGAACTCCTGAAAAAACTGGCCAAAGTCGAAGCGGTGGCCTATCATAACCTGGCCGCGGCGCAGGCGCTGCTGGCCCCGGAAAAGCCGACCATCCGCCTGCTTGACCCGAACTGA